Genomic DNA from Fimbriimonas ginsengisoli Gsoil 348:
ATGGTGAGCCTACGCGGTATCGCCTATGTATACACGCACAGCGCCAACGTCTCCGGGATCAGCAACGCCCTCGACTGGATCACCCATCCCGTCCTGGGAGTACCGATTTCCGGTTGGATCTTGGTGCTCTTCACGCTGGTCGGCGCCACGCTTCTCAAGCAAACCGTCTTCGGCCGACGTACTTACGCGGTCGGCGGGAACGCCGAGGCGTCGCATTACGCGGGCGTTCCGGTGAGCCGGGTGCGTATCGGCGCCTATGCGATCAATGGATTCTGCATCGGACTTGCCGCGCTGCTCTTTACCGCGCGCGTCCGCAACGGGCAGCCTAGCGCCGGTCTGGGCTACGAGCTCGACGCGATCACCGCGGCCGTAATCGGCGGAACCTCGCTGCTGGGCGGGTTTGGAAACGTATGGGGCACGTTCATTGGCGCGCTCTTTATCGTTTGTCTTAATGTGTTGCTAATCCTGAAGGGTGTGGACTACTACATCGGTCAGGGTTGGAAGGGAGTCATCATCCTGGTTGCGGTTTATCTGCAGAACCTGGGAAGGAGAAGTTAACGATGAGGTTGGCATTCTGGCCGGTACTGGCCCTGATTGGATTGGCGGCGGCGGGGTGCAATTCCTCGTCCAACGACTCGGGGACGACGACCGCGTCCGGTGGAACGACCACCGGCTCGACCGCTAAGAACAGCTCGGGCGATAAGGCGCTGGTTGCCTTTTCGCAGGCGAATAGCGCGGATCCGTGGCGTCAGGTCTTCGATGCGGCGACGAAAGCCGAAGCAGAGAAGCACCCCGAGCTCACGCTCCAGGAGCAATCCGCCGAAGACGACGCGAACAAGCAGATCAACCAGATCGACACGCTCATGCTTCAGCACCCGAAGGTCTTGCTGGTGAGCCCCGCCACCGAGGCGGTTACTACGGCCACCGATAAGGCATTCGATGCCGGTATTCCGGTGGTTACGCTCGATCGAAACGTGACCGACGATAAGTACACGGTCTACGTCGGAGGCGACAACAAGGAGATCGGCCGTCAAGCCGGCGAGTACATCGCCAAGCAGTTGAACGGTAAGGGCACCGTTCTGATGATCCAGGGCATCGCCGACGCGACGCCGACGCACGACCGGCGGGACGGCGCGATGGAGTCGTTCAAGAAGTACCCGGGCATCACGGTGATTTCTGGCGACGACTGCGGATATCAGCGGCAGAAGGCGCAGAGCTACATGGAGACGTTCCTGCAGGGCGGCAAGCCGTTCGATGCGGTGTACGCCCACAACGACGAGATGGCGATCGGCGCCTACAATGCCTGGGACCAGTGGAACTCCGGCCATGGCGGCAAGAACAAGAAGCCGCTTTTCGTCGGCGTCGACGGATGCCAAAAAGAGGTGGTCGACATGATCCAAGCCGGCAAAATCGACGCCACCTTCAAGTACCCCGTCCCCGGCCCCAAGGGGGTTGAGGTCGCCGCCGACATCCTGAAGGGGAACATGCCCAAGGACAAAAAGATCGTCCTCCCCACCGAGATCGTCACCAAAGACACCGCCGCCAAATACCTAGCCGCCAACCCTAGTCTGGCGAAGTAACCAATGTGGCGCCGGCTTCTAGCCGGTAGCCCAAGTCGCGCCTATCCAACTGCCTCGCTGGCAGGAACCGGGTTTGAGGGCGGATGCAACTTGGGCTGCCGGCTGGAAGCCGGCGCCACTTTTGGCTCGAAAGGGTAAAACCGGCGCATGCTTCTCGAAGGGAAAAAGGGGCTCGTCCTTAATGTTACGAACAAGCGCTCGATCGGCTGGGCGATCGCCGACCTCGCGAATCGCGAAGGGGCGCTCGTCGGCCTCGGCGCGCAGAACGAGCGGCTGCTCGAAAATGCCACCGAACTGGTCGAGGGGCGCGAGCGGTTCGAGACCGTCACCATCGACTTCGCTTTCGAAGAGCAGTTCGCGAGCCTGCGCGAGCAGGTCGAAACCAAGGTCGGCAAGCTCGACTTTATCGTCCACAGCGCCGCCTACGCTCCGCGCGAGGCGTTGGAGAATCGATTTATCGAGACCACGCGAGAGCAGTTCGAGATCGCGATGAACGCATCTGTCTACTCTCTCTTTCGAACCTGCCGCGAGTTGGAACCACTCCTAAACGACGACGCGAGCATCGTCGCCCTCACCTATCTCGGCTCCACGCGGGCGATGAAGAACTACAACGTCATGGGAGTCTGCAAGGCGGCGCTCGAGGCCTCCGTTCGTTACCTCGCCTTGGATCTCGGCGAGCGAGGAATTCGAGTTAACGCGGTCTCCCCGGGACCGATCCGGACGGCCGCCGCGTCGGGAATCAGCGGCCTGAAAGATAT
This window encodes:
- a CDS encoding ABC transporter permease produces the protein MGLRLQNRAWLPILQRYQGLVGLVLLLIVAVFVSPKASGSGTLFGSVFFSMGNLGNVMAQLAVPGLMALGATFVILTGGIDLSAGSLLGLLNCVTAMWLSKGVSGPATIAYVLLIGTVVGAILGFLIGVTKLQPFVVTLAGMVSLRGIAYVYTHSANVSGISNALDWITHPVLGVPISGWILVLFTLVGATLLKQTVFGRRTYAVGGNAEASHYAGVPVSRVRIGAYAINGFCIGLAALLFTARVRNGQPSAGLGYELDAITAAVIGGTSLLGGFGNVWGTFIGALFIVCLNVLLILKGVDYYIGQGWKGVIILVAVYLQNLGRRS
- a CDS encoding enoyl-ACP reductase FabI, whose amino-acid sequence is MLLEGKKGLVLNVTNKRSIGWAIADLANREGALVGLGAQNERLLENATELVEGRERFETVTIDFAFEEQFASLREQVETKVGKLDFIVHSAAYAPREALENRFIETTREQFEIAMNASVYSLFRTCRELEPLLNDDASIVALTYLGSTRAMKNYNVMGVCKAALEASVRYLALDLGERGIRVNAVSPGPIRTAAASGISGLKDMIRHVGDTAPLKRPYGQEEAAGAAVYFLSDLSKGITGQILFVDSGYSVVAM
- a CDS encoding substrate-binding domain-containing protein, which translates into the protein MRLAFWPVLALIGLAAAGCNSSSNDSGTTTASGGTTTGSTAKNSSGDKALVAFSQANSADPWRQVFDAATKAEAEKHPELTLQEQSAEDDANKQINQIDTLMLQHPKVLLVSPATEAVTTATDKAFDAGIPVVTLDRNVTDDKYTVYVGGDNKEIGRQAGEYIAKQLNGKGTVLMIQGIADATPTHDRRDGAMESFKKYPGITVISGDDCGYQRQKAQSYMETFLQGGKPFDAVYAHNDEMAIGAYNAWDQWNSGHGGKNKKPLFVGVDGCQKEVVDMIQAGKIDATFKYPVPGPKGVEVAADILKGNMPKDKKIVLPTEIVTKDTAAKYLAANPSLAK